In Vibrio lentus, the genomic stretch AATACCTTTATAACCGTAATTTGAATGTTATTTACCCTGGTGAGAAAATAGTTTATCCCAAAATTGTCTGTTTAGAGTAAATTGGCTGTTTATATTAAAATTCCTTTCTTGAAACAGAAATACTGCCATTTTGGGCAGTGTTTTTTTTCGTAGCTATAAAACTTTGACTATCTCTAAATATCACCTGTTAAAAATCGATTTTAGGAATGCTATTTAGTTTACTATAAGATTTTCTATAATTTACCTTTCAATTCATCAAGTTAGAAAATAGAAAATAGAAAATAGAAAATAGAATTATGAAATTAAATTACTTATTTATTTGTACAGCATTAATATCATCAGCAACCGCATACGCTCAGCCAAATCAAAGCGATGTATTTGTCGGGCTACAATCCGGCTATAACTTTGCAGATGAAGTTAAAGATGTTGATGATATGGAAGACAACTGGCTTCTCGGTATCTATGGTGGCTATCAATGGAACAATAACTGGAGCATCGACCTTGGCTATCAACATTGGAGTACCTTGGAAGCTAATAACAAGGCAACTGACATCGACACCAGTATTATCCAGTCTGGTATTCGTTATGACTGGATGTTTGCAGAAAAATGGTCACTATTTGGTAAAATTGGCGCTGCATATTGGGATTTAAAGAATAAAGACAACAGTTCAGGTATTGAGCAAACTGAGACTGGTCTTTCGCCATTAGGTGAAGTTGGCTTAGCGTATGATATTTCAAAACATTGGCAGGTGAATACTAGCTACCAATACGTTCATGAGGTAGGTAATAACTCACCTTCGATTGGGTTGTTTAATAACCACAGCGCACTGTTAGGGTTAAAATATCGATTTGGATTAGGTAAGGAAACATCGAATGAAGTTATTGAGAGTCAGCGCCCTAGTCAACTAATCGAACCTACCGTTGTTGAAAGCAAACTAAAAGAAGAGTCAGAAGAGTTCGAAAATACAAATAAAGTACCTTTAGTGCTACCTACTAGCGTTGGCATCGATTCGTTTGCGGTGTCGAGTTATGAGTTATCAAAAGTACAGGCCTCTAAGGTAGATAAAATCATTCAATTGATGAAACAGAGGCAAGAGTTGCAAGTGATTATCGTTGGCCATTCTGACAATGAAGGTTCGGAAACTTTGAATAAGCAACTAGCAGGAAAGCGTGCAAGTAGTGTTGCTCAATATCTTGAAAACGCAGAGATTAGCCGTGATCGAATGAATGTCTTTTCTGATGGCGAGACCAACCCAATCGCAGATAATAATACTAATGCTGGACGTGCCAAAAACCGTCGCGTTAATATCGGATTTTCTTATAACTAGATGATTGTGTTGACATAAATACAAAGGGCACAATTGTGCCCTTTTTACTGTTTTCTGCATCTTAAATTTTATAATCTTTTCATTTTTGACACCTTGCATCCCGCATCCCGCATCTTAGAAATTGAGAAATGCCCAATACCTTCAAACCTGAACGCGCGATACTGCTCACCAATCGAGCTACTCACTTTTTATGGTTTGGGCTCGTAAATATGCCAATTAATACCTCAGTTATATACATGAAGGTCAAATGTAAGAGAGCGGAGTAATGATCGGATCAAATATTTTAAACATGTATGTACTCATTCTAGTCGCGCTTGGTGTTATATACGCACTCAGTAAAATAGACGAGTAATATCATCAAGTATATCATTTTTAGTAGAGAGTAACATGAGAATTAAATCTAATCTATTCACAGCTTTTACAATTAGTGCGGCAATGACTTCTACCGCAGCCAATGCTTTTAATGTCGATAAAATGATAGTCGTCGCGGATCAAAAGGGCAATGGTGTCGTGACACTTATTAATGACGAGCCTCACCCGATTTTTGTTGATGGAAAAGTAGAAGAAATTCAAGTGGTTGATGGCGACAAGATCGTTCGCCATCGGTATACAAGAAATAACCTGGATGATTGGAAAATATCTCTTACGCATCCAAGGTTAGTTTTAAAACCTGGCGAAGAGAAAGACGTGGGTATTCGTAGCTTATGCCACAACACGTCTTGCGATAACAGCAAAGATTTGATGTTTATGCTGCCATTTACTCCTAGTCGTTATAAAGAAGAGGGAGAGAAAATTCACGGTGTCGAGATAAACTATGGTTTTTCACCTGTTTATATTATCCTAACGACAATGCCAAATTTTGATTATAATATTTACAATCAAGGTGAGGATTTACGCATCGATAATAAGAGTAATACGTTAATTTATGTCGATGTTAATTCATGTAATATCGATAATAAAGTGCAATGTAAGCAAAAATTCACTGTTATGTCAGGCAGAGATAAAACGTTTTCTCTATTGAGTGGTGTTCAAAGAGAGCAGCTTAATGTGACTGTCACGTCTTATGATAAGAGTTACTCTAATGGAATGAAGTTAATTCACTAAGAGTGGCTAATTATATTATTAAATATCTATTTTAACTGATTGTTTTTAATTTTTTTGGGGTGGTCTTTGATAAATTAAAAATTACAGGTATGGCACTTTGATTTACAAAAAATCACATATGCCCAATGCGCTTTTGTTGGCAAAGGGTAATGTGAAATTTAAAAATGTATGAAGAAATTAGTGAGAAAAACTATGAACGACTTAAATAAAAACTTGAGGAGCGGTATAGGTCCGAGCTTGGCTTTTGCAGTAACACTTGGTCTTGTTGGGTGTGGCGGTGGCGGCGATGGCGGCGAAAGTAGTACCGGGCAGTCTTCTGAAACTCAATTAGCAACAGTTTCAGCTCAAAATGCCACTTACTCAACTGGTTATTCAGAATTATTTGAAGTTGACCTATCATCAAAGATCTTTTCATCTACTGGCGGCGGTTTTGCGCTGAGTGAAGTCGAGGTCTTGTCTAACGACAATAGCTGCCAAGTAGAAAGTATGACAGAAACTGGGTTTGTAATTCAGGCCTCTGATACCAAGGTGTGTGATTATCGGTATCATGTGACCCCTAGAACATTGTCGCCAATGGGACGTGTGGCTGAAGCGCCAATGGCAATGAGTGATAATAGTAGTGGAGAGGATTCGAGCTCTGCGATCGCACGCATTGCGGTAAGTAGCGATCCTAGCTCAACCGAATTGGTTCCAGTGAGCGCGACAACACTGATTAATGAAGATGTGAGCGTTTCACTGAAAAGCGAACTGGATAAAGTTGGCTTTACTTTAGGTGACGAGTTTGTATTAAGGGAACTTACACTGCCGTATGCTCGTTCTAGTTCAGTTAAAATAAATGATACAGATGATCAGGTCTTGGAATATACACCGCCGCAAGGTTTTACCGGCATTGACCGTGTGCTCTATACCTTCGAAGATTCAGGGAACGGCTTAGTATTAATGGGTGTTTTGGATATCGCAGTAGGCTATGAGGCGAACCAAGGCTTTACGATTAATGATACTATTGAATATCCCGATGCTGTTAACGTCTCTACGGAAATAGAAATCGACATCAGTGAATTTGTAACATCTGATGATGGTGATGATTATCAATTAGTTTACGTTAATACATTCAACGCCGAAGCAGCCTCTAAAGATCCGCTGAACACCGGGAACAAAAAGATCGTCTTTCAAGCACCAAAGCCGGGCTATCACTACATAAGTTTTGCCGTCAGTGATCATAATGGCGTTTATGATATGGGTTTGATTCGTGTAGAGGTTGTAGACCCAAACCAGTCAGGTAAATGGGGAGACATTCCTTATTTAGCGGATGTGTTTACTGCGCCCCTTACTACGGTTGACGCAGCAAATAAAGGCCTAGTTTACGATGCCAAACTCAGTGATACAGCGTACTCGCCGGCAATCGACATGGCAGGGGTGCGTTACCCAACAGCGGTAGAGTATTGTCAGCAAAGCGGTGCCTCGCTGCCAACGGTAGAGGAACTTTCGCAGATGGCAAGGAACATCAATGTGCAAACGCAGCACAATTGGCCAGCGGAATACGCGTACCTTGCTTATGACGATGTGGCTGAAGAGGCTAAGCGGGTAGACTTGTCTGACAGTGGTAGCGTTGAGGCGGGAGCCCTTAGTCCGACTGGCTATTACTATGCTACATGTATCAAGCAAGGCCTGATTCAGGTACAACCTGACTCAAGTACAGAGGTGGTGGCGAATGGTACCGATGTTGGTACGGTCTCTGTGGCGCTGAAACTTGGCGATGAAGTTAGGCCAGATACGCAAATCAGTGCATCGGTCTCTGGTTCTAATGCAACACTAGACCCTGCGACGCAAGAAACTGATAGCCAAGGTGTTGCTGAGTTTACATTAACCAGCACGAAAGCTGAGACGGTGACCGTAACTTTTGATGTCGGCGGTGTGACTCAAACTCATGAAGTAAACTTCATCGGTGATGAAAAGACTGCAGGTGTGACATCGGAAGCGACGATCAACAACGCTTCCTACACCTCAGTTGAAGGTAACGAGGTAACGGCAACCCTGAAAGATGCCTATGAAAACCCGGTAGAAGGTTATTCGGTTGAGTCAAAGGTAAGTACTGGCGAGCACCCCGATACGTCGGATATTGTCACCCCCCTTCTGGTGGATGAGACAACGGAAACCGATGCACAGGGCGAGCAAAAAGTTCGCGTAAAATGGGATCCGCAGTATCAAACGCCGAAAATCAAAATGACATTTGATGTTACCTCGTCTTATACCACGACGGTGGGCGAGCAGACGGAATCAACAAGCCAAGTGACGTTTAATGCCTACCTTTGTGGGGGGCAAGTCGGCGATGATGACAGAACAAACGGCGCAGGCGACTGCATTAAAATGGCGGAAAGCGACGGAATGCTGTATACCGGAAGTCCAAGCGTCAGCTTTTTAAAAGGGTTAGAGTTCGATGAATATAGCGAAACGTGGAATGAAACAGGTACAACTGGCCCTACAGGCGAGTTTGGTCGTTTCACAAATTCCGAGGCCGGCCAACTTTGCGAACACTATAACACCATTGCGCTCAATGGTAAGAATGATTGGCGCTTACCAACGCAAGGTGAGTTGAGTAGTCTTTATGCAAACAATGGCAACATGTTCAATGCGAAGGGTTGGGCGGCCTACAGCTACTACTGGTCGTCGACGGCTGTTGTTGGCTACTACAACTACTTCTCCATCGTGACCCTCAGCACTGGCTTCGTCACCAGCACCAGCTCATCCAATCGGAATTACGCCTCGTGCGTCTCAGGTTCTTAGGGTTTAACGTTCAACGTTTAGAGTTTGCGGCCCGCAGGGCCGTTTTTTCTTTTCAAAAATTAACGGTTTATTTTTAAACTCAGTAAGGATAGAGATGGATATTGAAACAAAACTCAAGCTGAGTCAGCAACAAGGTAAAATCATCGGTATTCATGAAGGCATATTTGTTCGCTTTTATGACCAAGCACTTTACGCATGGCAGCAGTGGGTGGAAACTCGCCCCTCTTTACCTGCTTTAAAAGTCTCGGCTAAAGTGGTGAAAAAACTCGGTTCACAATGTGTTCTATCGGGCGGGTTACCCGCAAGTAGCCTTGCGAAAGTCGGCGTGTATCCTAACGAAAAAGGCGTCATCAGCATTGATTTTTATGCCGATATGTCGCATTGGGAAGAGTGGTATCTATCGCACAAAAACGACTTACCCGCACATGAACGGTCTGACTTAAATCCCAGACTAAAAACAGATAACAGTTTCTCTAAAGTTTGGATGCCACAATGGTTAGTGCACCAGTTAGACGAATGCACACCGGACACATCTAACCCTGAGGGTAGGTTGCTACTTGATGTTATTCGCTGGACTGAAAGATAAACGTAGTAATGATATTTTTTGATAAGGCGACACGCTAAAAAACAGGGAACATAGCAGCTTTGCTGCGCCTAGAGAGCACCTTTGTTACGGCATTGGTGAGCGGGCCCTGGTATGTTATCGGCACTTATGGCCTTAAAAGGTAATAAAGGGGAGCAAGTCGAAAGGCAACACTCCGTATAAACAATAAGTGCAAACGTGAAGGGTTGGGCGACCAACAACAACTACTGGTCGTCGACGGCTAATGGTTCCAACTACTACAACGTGAACCTCAACAATGGCAACGTCAACAGCAACAACCCATCCAATCAGAATTACGCCTCGTGCGTATCAGGCTGACATATACCCAGCGGTGTCGCCTTATCAAAAGTGGCAAGAACGAAGTTTAACACTGGTATAGTGTGCATTCGCAGGAATAAAGAGTGTTTTTAATTCACCGAAGTGATGATGGTAAAGCGACTTACGTAATCTGCAGTGGTTAGCATGGCTTAATAACCCGTAATAACTATTAATCGTGCTTAGCATTGCGCGATATAAAGGAAGCCCTAATGGGGGCGTGTTGCTTGCTCTGTACCATCGTTGCCATTGACCTCGCTCGGGTGGAAGCACGTTTAAACACGTATTATTTGGCCCAAGTAAAGAACGAAAGTAACGCAATCGTTGCTTGAGTGATTGTACTGTAGATTGGCGTATAAATTTGTGGTGTCCATAAATGCGATAACCCAAGTAGTCAAAACCATGTGTAACTTTATCAAGGCGAACCTTAGTTGGGTGCAGTTTAAGCTTTAAGTGTTCTTTAAGGTAATACTTAATTTCTTGCTGCCAGTCTCGTAAGGTGTCAGGAGAGTCGGCAAGTAAAAATAGGTCATCCATATAACGCACGTAACCTTTTACTTTTAACTCGTGCTTAATAAAATGATCTAGGTCGTTGAGGTAATAATTGCCCATTAATTGGCTTGTAACGCTCCCTATCGGCAGGCCTGTTCCTTTTGGGCTGTGAATAAGCCGTTTATGTTTCGGGATGGCGTGCAAAAGAGACTGGTCCCCGGTTCGGGTAAGAGCTTCACGTGCGGTATCATGAGTAATGATTTGCTTGGTCACTTCAATAAGGCAATGTTGTTTAAGTGGGTGAATGGTGGCATTGGCAATAAGCCGTTCTATTTTATTGAGTAAAAGGGATTTATCTATCTGGTTAAAATAGCTGTATATATCTAACGACATAGCCCATTGGTGCTTTGGTTGCCGCATTAATTTTTGGCTTTTTTCTATAGCCGCGTAGGTTCCTTTACCTTTGCGGTTTGCGTAAGTGTCGTCAATAAAACGCTTTTCCATTAGTGGAGTTAAATGACTACACACCCACATTTGAACAATACGGTCTTTGAATGAAGGAGCGTAAATCTCTCTGAATTTGGGTTCGGTAATGGCGAAGTGTTGGTAGGGTTCAGGGCTATAGGTACCGCTAAGTATGGCATGACAGAGCTCGTGGCAGTGTGTTGGTAACTGCAATGTCTGTGTGGCCTTTTGTTGGCTACGACCTGCAAGTTGCGCACTACGGAATAACTCAGAGACAAGTTTGTGACGAATTGAGGAGGGATAATGATGGGGCAACCTTTTAAACATAATCGAATATACTATGACTTACAGAAATTGTATAAGTTATATTGGAACCAACATAAGCATTTTCCCAGAGCATTTCGGTTTACAACTGGTGAGCAATTGCTTAAGGAAATAACGTCCGCGATTCGTAACGTAGTGCTAGCGAATTTACAAAGCAAGTCAACAACGGTTGGAAAAGAGCGGGCTGCAAAGTTGCTGATGGAGGTTAATGCTTCGTTAGAAACTATCTCGGCACTGCTGTTATTAGCTTGGGAAATGAAGTTTTTGTCTCACGGCGGACTGGCTGTGTTGACTGAATGTATCGGGAATATTCAAAGACAAGTTGTGGGTTGGCGACGTTGGTTTTTAGGGGGATAGCGCGCAAACTCACGGCAAAACACATATATCGTCAATTTATATGTAGACTATAGCCCACTCTATGGATAGTACTGATTTCAATCCATCCACCTAGCCTAAGAAGCTTCTTTCTTAAAGACATGATCACCATATTCAGTGCATTATTACAAACGTATGAATTGGGCCAACCGGCTTTAAGTAGGTGATGTTTTGTTAAATGTTCCCCTTGATGAGCGAGCAACTCTTCGAGGACTAAAAATTCACTGAGTGTGAGTTGAATGGTTTTTATTGTGGGACAACCCTCAATAGAGAGCCTGAGCGCCCCATGTTGCAAAGTGATTTTCATAAATAAACAACCAGTTTAATCATCGTACCTTTATTATTTCTATGCTGCGTTTGCAGACAAGGTCGGATTGAATATCAAACTGGTTGGTATGCCTACCTAGTGGCTTATCATTTTAAATTAAAGGTCGAATAAGACCATCTTGTTCTCTTTTTTGGTCGTCGTGGTTGTTTTACTCTGTTTGAGCTCTAGCTTGCAGCGTTCACTTAATGAGTTGAACGCGACTTGGTTGCTAATAGGGTTTGAGGCGCAGTCAGAAGTCGGAACTTTCCCTGTCCAGCGCACAGTGACATTTGCGGCAGCCGATTGAAAAGAGACAATAGTTGATAATACTGCTGTTGAAGCAAAGAGTAACGAACGCATACCTAGGCACCTTGTTTAGATGTTTTGTTAATATGCCTAGTTTGGTGCCGGTAGGGTAGATTGTAAAATAAATAGTTATAAATTGAGTCGTATTGGGAATTGAATTGTGATTTTAAACCGAGGAAGTAATAGGAAACCAAAATAAAGGAAGGCAATGCGAATTAAAACGGAGCGAACTATTAAGTGAATGGATAGGCTAAGTTAACAAGATTCAGTTTGAGGGAAATCACTTAAGGAAAGGCGGTTTAGCTTAATAACCCCTAGCTTAATAGCCATGGCATCAAACTAACCGCGTTTGGAATTTACATTAACGATAGCTTTGTATTAACAATAACTTTGAACTTGGGCGCGCAATGCGTTTTTTAGGTTTGTCGGTAGCTGTGAACGGTGTATACCTTGGATAGCACCCTCTAATGACCAAACCAACTCGATGGTTGGCTTATAGCGGGTATGGTGTTGGATAGCCTTTACAGCACCAATCGTACCTAGGCTTCTGAGTTTCTCAATGGAGTTTATGCCCGCTTTCTCAAGAAGTTGTTCTGTTGAAAATCGCATGTTGGGTAAGTCTTTGAGCCTTTTGGGAACCGAAAGGTAACTGCTACGTGATCTCTCTATTTGGTCTAGTGTGACTTCCGCTTCACATAGAGTCAAAGAATATTTGCTCCAAGGGTTTACTGGTAACTTGTAGTAGTCCGCATTTTGGCTTACCCCCAGAGTACCTGCATTCACCTTGGGGTAGCCTTTGTAAATAAAGTAGCTTTCTTGTGCCGATGTTCCCCTGAGGTACAGTTCCCCACTTTTATGTAGAACGAGCAAAACGTTATCTACATAGAAGGCAGTAAGGCCAAATATTTGTTTTATAGACACCCGCCCTAGTTGTTCCAAGCGTCTAAAAGTCTGTCTGAAAAGATGAGCCATTATTTTCACTCGATAATTGTAAATAGTGTGATCTATTTTTCAAATATCCCCCCTTGGTGAATATGGCATAAGCTAACTTAAAAAATAGACAATGCCATTCGGCATTTTGGTTATTTTTATTCTCCATCTGCCATATCGGTTTTGTGACAGGCGTTCAAAATTTAGGGTGTCATGAAGGTGAGAGAATTAGGTATGTATAGCATCGACACAAATGTATTTCTTATGGCGACGGGTTGTAACTTTCAATCGGATATTGGAGTTAGATTTCGTCAGATTGCCATTAGGAGTTTGCACAAGGTTAGTGATGATATTTTTCAAGGACGTGAGTCCAATCGAGATCTCGCCCATAAAGTTAAAGGCATTGCGTTATCTTGCGGGGCTATGGAGATTGCAAGAATCTGCCTGAAGTTGGAGCATTACGACGTGGTAATTAATGAAAGTGCCGGAAAGAAAATTTTGATGGATATGTCTAACGCCATGATTCACCTTTGTGAAGCTTAAGTTGGAGAATAGAAACATGTCTTTTAAAAATAAAATCATTTTCGTTAATGCAACAATATTGGTTTTATTTGTTGCATTGCTTACGTACTTCGCTAGCGAAATTGTTCAGGGTTCTTCGCAAAACCAATTTGAAAAGATAAAGGAGAGCATTACTGGGAATAACAAAAAGCTTCTGTTTGCCTTTGTGAAAGCTCAAAGTGCAGGGCTTGATAAAGAGGTTGAGCTGATCACTGCGGAAGTGGAGCATGTAGCGGTCGATTTTGCTCATGATTTTGGCAATGACTCGCAAAACGAGGCATTGCGTAACAAACAGCTGGCTCATATTAACACTAAGCTTAAGCCCTTTATAAAAGAGATGCGGTTTATTGATACTAACCGCAATCAAGAAGTCTCTATCATCGAAAATGGTATTGTAATCCGTTCAGTTTTTGTTGATCTTAGTCAAATGTATCAATATAAAGGTTTATATATTGATAAAGAAGTAGAAGGTGGAATTGTCAGCAATTTTTCTATTTATATCAAACCAAAAGATCGGAATGAGTCTTTGTT encodes the following:
- a CDS encoding OmpA family protein, with protein sequence MKLNYLFICTALISSATAYAQPNQSDVFVGLQSGYNFADEVKDVDDMEDNWLLGIYGGYQWNNNWSIDLGYQHWSTLEANNKATDIDTSIIQSGIRYDWMFAEKWSLFGKIGAAYWDLKNKDNSSGIEQTETGLSPLGEVGLAYDISKHWQVNTSYQYVHEVGNNSPSIGLFNNHSALLGLKYRFGLGKETSNEVIESQRPSQLIEPTVVESKLKEESEEFENTNKVPLVLPTSVGIDSFAVSSYELSKVQASKVDKIIQLMKQRQELQVIIVGHSDNEGSETLNKQLAGKRASSVAQYLENAEISRDRMNVFSDGETNPIADNNTNAGRAKNRRVNIGFSYN
- a CDS encoding Ig-like domain-containing protein; translated protein: MNDLNKNLRSGIGPSLAFAVTLGLVGCGGGGDGGESSTGQSSETQLATVSAQNATYSTGYSELFEVDLSSKIFSSTGGGFALSEVEVLSNDNSCQVESMTETGFVIQASDTKVCDYRYHVTPRTLSPMGRVAEAPMAMSDNSSGEDSSSAIARIAVSSDPSSTELVPVSATTLINEDVSVSLKSELDKVGFTLGDEFVLRELTLPYARSSSVKINDTDDQVLEYTPPQGFTGIDRVLYTFEDSGNGLVLMGVLDIAVGYEANQGFTINDTIEYPDAVNVSTEIEIDISEFVTSDDGDDYQLVYVNTFNAEAASKDPLNTGNKKIVFQAPKPGYHYISFAVSDHNGVYDMGLIRVEVVDPNQSGKWGDIPYLADVFTAPLTTVDAANKGLVYDAKLSDTAYSPAIDMAGVRYPTAVEYCQQSGASLPTVEELSQMARNINVQTQHNWPAEYAYLAYDDVAEEAKRVDLSDSGSVEAGALSPTGYYYATCIKQGLIQVQPDSSTEVVANGTDVGTVSVALKLGDEVRPDTQISASVSGSNATLDPATQETDSQGVAEFTLTSTKAETVTVTFDVGGVTQTHEVNFIGDEKTAGVTSEATINNASYTSVEGNEVTATLKDAYENPVEGYSVESKVSTGEHPDTSDIVTPLLVDETTETDAQGEQKVRVKWDPQYQTPKIKMTFDVTSSYTTTVGEQTESTSQVTFNAYLCGGQVGDDDRTNGAGDCIKMAESDGMLYTGSPSVSFLKGLEFDEYSETWNETGTTGPTGEFGRFTNSEAGQLCEHYNTIALNGKNDWRLPTQGELSSLYANNGNMFNAKGWAAYSYYWSSTAVVGYYNYFSIVTLSTGFVTSTSSSNRNYASCVSGS
- a CDS encoding RNA-directed DNA polymerase codes for the protein MQLPTHCHELCHAILSGTYSPEPYQHFAITEPKFREIYAPSFKDRIVQMWVCSHLTPLMEKRFIDDTYANRKGKGTYAAIEKSQKLMRQPKHQWAMSLDIYSYFNQIDKSLLLNKIERLIANATIHPLKQHCLIEVTKQIITHDTAREALTRTGDQSLLHAIPKHKRLIHSPKGTGLPIGSVTSQLMGNYYLNDLDHFIKHELKVKGYVRYMDDLFLLADSPDTLRDWQQEIKYYLKEHLKLKLHPTKVRLDKVTHGFDYLGYRIYGHHKFIRQSTVQSLKQRLRYFRSLLGPNNTCLNVLPPERGQWQRWYRASNTPPLGLPLYRAMLSTINSYYGLLSHANHCRLRKSLYHHHFGELKTLFIPANAHYTSVKLRSCHF
- a CDS encoding four helix bundle protein; this translates as MMGQPFKHNRIYYDLQKLYKLYWNQHKHFPRAFRFTTGEQLLKEITSAIRNVVLANLQSKSTTVGKERAAKLLMEVNASLETISALLLLAWEMKFLSHGGLAVLTECIGNIQRQVVGWRRWFLGG
- a CDS encoding winged helix-turn-helix domain-containing protein; amino-acid sequence: MKITLQHGALRLSIEGCPTIKTIQLTLSEFLVLEELLAHQGEHLTKHHLLKAGWPNSYVCNNALNMVIMSLRKKLLRLGGWIEISTIHRVGYSLHIN
- a CDS encoding TfoX/Sxy family DNA transformation protein encodes the protein MAHLFRQTFRRLEQLGRVSIKQIFGLTAFYVDNVLLVLHKSGELYLRGTSAQESYFIYKGYPKVNAGTLGVSQNADYYKLPVNPWSKYSLTLCEAEVTLDQIERSRSSYLSVPKRLKDLPNMRFSTEQLLEKAGINSIEKLRSLGTIGAVKAIQHHTRYKPTIELVWSLEGAIQGIHRSQLPTNLKNALRAQVQSYC
- a CDS encoding Hpt domain-containing protein, whose translation is MYSIDTNVFLMATGCNFQSDIGVRFRQIAIRSLHKVSDDIFQGRESNRDLAHKVKGIALSCGAMEIARICLKLEHYDVVINESAGKKILMDMSNAMIHLCEA